The following proteins are co-located in the Vigna angularis cultivar LongXiaoDou No.4 chromosome 2, ASM1680809v1, whole genome shotgun sequence genome:
- the LOC108327026 gene encoding ABC transporter G family member 15 has translation MVMMMWEDVTVERPSSFGAQRKKLLLSGITGFAEPARVMAVMGPSGCGKTTFLDSLTGKLAPNVVMTGNILINGKKNLNSRDVSYVAQEELFLGTLTVKETLTFSANMRLPSKMSKEEINKVVEETIMEMGLEDCADTRIGNWHCRGISNGEKKRLSIGLEILTQPHVLLLDEPTTGLDSASAFYVIQALCHIAHKGKIVICSIHQPSSEIFYLFDDLLLLSSGETVYFGQAKNALKFFADAGFPCPTRRNPSDHFLMCTNLDFDLITEVLERTQLCLASSKSTMEMRKSEIRRTLIETYKSSKLMLNARSKVQQLKHNEEQGIKHYTGSTTTWRKQLCTLTKRSFLNMTRDIGYYWLRIIFYIMVGISIGTLFFHIGTGNSSILARAKCVSFIYGFMICLSCGGLPFFIEELKVFYGERSKRHYGEAVFVVSNIISSFPFLVLTSFSSGTIIYFMVQFHPGLTNYAFFCINLFCCLSVVECCIMAVASLVPNVLMGIGIGTGVIIFMMMPSQIFRSLPELPKFFWRYPMSYLSFASWAVQGEYKNDMLGVEFDPFLPGDAKVSGEKVLSSILGVPLDHNKWWDLTALATLLLVHRVVLFLVLRFVKRAKSPKLWFYAKKSLHFGKRCLFNDKPSISSRKLAQHPLSSQEGLMSPNLAM, from the exons atggtgatgatgatgtggGAAGATGTAACTGTTGAACGACCTTCAAGTTTTGGAGCACAGAGAAAGAAGTTGTTGCTTAGTGGAATAACTGGCTTTGCCGAACCAGCTAGGGTTATGGCTGTCATGGGTCCTTCTGGCTGCGGAAAAACCACCTTTCTTGACTCTTTGACTg GAAAACTTGCTCCAAATGTTGTAATGACCGGGAACATTCTAATCAATGGGAAGAAAAACTTGAATTCCAGAGATGTG TCCTATGTAGCTCAAGAGGAACTTTTCTTGGGAACTTTGACTGTAAAAGAGACTCTCACATTCTCTGCGAACATGAGACTTCCTTCCAAAATGAGCAAAGAAGAGATAAACAAAGTGGTGGAAGAAACCATAATGGAAATGGGTCTGGAAGATTGTGCAGATACAAGGATTGGGAATTGGCATTGTAGGGGTATTAGTAATGGTGAAAAGAAGAGACTTAGCATTGGCCTTGAAATTTTAACACAACCCCATGTCTTACTTCTTGATGAACCTACAACTGGCCTTGATAGTGCCTCAGCTTTCTATGTCATTCAAGCACTATGCCACATTGCTCACAAAGGAAAGATAGTTATCTGCTCCATTCACCAACCCAGTAGTGAGATTTTTTATCTATTTGATGACTTGCTTTTGCTTTCAAGTGGGGAAACTGTTTATTTTGGACAAGCAAAGAATGCTCTAAAG TTTTTTGCCGATGCAGGGTTTCCCTGTCCTACTAGAAGAAATCCTTCAGATCATTTCCTGATGTGTACTAATTTGGACTTTGATTTGATTACTGAAGTACTAGAGAGGACTCAATTATGTTTG GCATCATCGAAGTCAACAATGGAAATGAGAAAATCAGAGATCAGAAGGACACTGATTGAGACTTACAAAAGTTCAAAGCTAATGCTCAATGCAAGAAGTAAAGTTCAACAACTGAAACACAAT GAAGAACAAGGAATTAAGCACTACACAGGTAGCACTACCACGTGGAGGAAACAATTGTGTACATTGACCAAGCGATCTTTCTTAAACATGACTAGGGACATTGGTTACTACTGGCTGAGGATAATATTCTACATAATGGTAGGAATCAGTATTGGAACCCTCTTTTTTCACATTGGCACAGGAAACAGCTCAATCTTGGCTAGAGCAAAGTGTGTATCATTCATCTATGGATTCATGATTTGTTTGTCATGCGGAGGATTACCATTTTTCATTGAAGAATTGAag GTGTTCTATGGTGAAAGGTCCAAAAGGCATTATGGAGAGGCTGTGTTTGTAGTATCAAACATCATATCATCATTCCCTTTCCTTGTTCTAACATCTTTTTCCTCCGGAACAATCATTTACTTCATGGTGCAATTTCATCCGGGTTTAACTAATTATGCATTTTTCTGTATCAACTTATTCTGCTGCCTATCTGTTGTTGAGTGTTGCATCATGGCTGTAGCTTCACTGGTCCCCAATGTGCTGATGGGCATAGGAATAGGAACTGGTGTAATT ATCTTCATGATGATGCCCTCCCAAATATTCAGATCATTACCTGAGCTTCCAAAGTTCTTTTGGCGCTATCCTATGTCCTACCTTAGTTTTGCTTCCTGGGCAGTGCAG GGAGAATACAAGAATGACATGTTGGGGGTAGAGTTCGATCCTTTTCTACCTGGTGATGCAAAGGTTAGTGGAGAAAAAGTTCTATCATCGATACTTGGGGTTCCATTGGATCATAACAAATGGTGGGACTTAACAGCATTGGCTACCTTATTATTAGTTCACAGAGTGGTTCTTTTCTTGGTGCTTCGGTTTGTCAAAAGAGCAAAATCACCTAAGTTGTGGTTCTATGCCAAGAAAAGTCTACACTTTGGAAAGAGATGTTTGTTCAATGACAAGCCATCTATCTCTTCCAGGAAACTAGCTCAGCATCCATTATCATCTCAAGAGGGTCTTATGTCCCCAAACCTTGCAATGTAa